From a single Kitasatospora azatica KCTC 9699 genomic region:
- a CDS encoding Rv1733c family protein: MTRTPRTPPIRPWRRGLCRALGAERNELARPEDRARSRAGLLAAVATALALMLGATAAWTDFDSAEHRVAAAATRLHHLNAVLLTSTSTTTDTTDTAAPRYQATAAWTYPAGQQQSGTVGVSRQAQAGSTVGVWVADTGRLTTAPAGTADLVSDAVIVGLLAVGLLFVLIAAGLGLRLRSLDHRADTAWQRAWAELEPVWTGRAARRPGTDGPRRS; encoded by the coding sequence ATGACCCGCACTCCCCGCACCCCTCCCATCCGCCCGTGGCGCCGCGGCCTGTGCCGGGCACTCGGCGCCGAACGCAACGAGCTGGCCCGGCCCGAGGACCGGGCCCGCAGCCGAGCCGGGCTCCTCGCCGCCGTGGCCACCGCCCTGGCCCTCATGCTCGGTGCTACCGCCGCGTGGACCGATTTCGACTCGGCCGAGCATCGCGTCGCTGCGGCGGCGACCCGCCTGCACCACCTGAACGCCGTCCTGCTCACCTCGACCAGCACCACGACCGACACAACCGACACCGCGGCCCCCCGCTACCAGGCCACGGCCGCCTGGACGTACCCCGCCGGGCAACAGCAGTCCGGCACCGTGGGCGTCAGCCGACAGGCCCAGGCGGGCTCCACCGTCGGCGTCTGGGTCGCCGACACTGGCAGGCTGACCACCGCCCCGGCCGGCACCGCCGACCTCGTCTCCGACGCCGTCATCGTGGGCCTGCTCGCCGTGGGCCTCCTGTTCGTCCTCATCGCCGCCGGCCTGGGCCTGCGCCTTCGATCGCTGGACCACCGTGCCGACACTGCCTGGCAGCGCGCCTGGGCCGAGCTGGAACCCGTTTGGACCGGACGGGCCGCCCGCCGGCCCGGCACCGACGGTCCTCGGCGCAGCTGA
- a CDS encoding pyridoxamine 5'-phosphate oxidase family protein, producing MTPDTAPLDERHCLRLLAGAPVGRVVYTVGALPAVLPTRYRLDDDGSVVLQATAGSEFLRAVAGTLVAFQADEISTADGSGWSVTLLGTAETTGEGAAARAPAAPPAGQVTVRIRPEWVTGRLLPAAALAPHR from the coding sequence ATGACACCTGACACCGCGCCGCTCGATGAGCGGCACTGCCTGCGCCTGCTGGCCGGGGCACCGGTCGGGCGCGTCGTCTACACCGTCGGCGCTCTGCCCGCTGTCCTGCCGACCCGCTACCGCCTCGACGATGACGGCAGCGTCGTGCTGCAGGCCACCGCCGGCTCCGAGTTCCTTCGCGCGGTCGCGGGGACACTCGTCGCCTTCCAAGCCGACGAAATCAGCACAGCCGACGGCAGCGGCTGGAGCGTCACCCTCCTCGGCACGGCCGAGACCACCGGGGAAGGTGCTGCCGCTCGGGCCCCCGCTGCGCCGCCCGCCGGCCAGGTGACCGTCCGGATCCGCCCCGAGTGGGTAACCGGCCGCCTCCTGCCCGCCGCCGCCCTTGCCCCGCACCGCTGA
- a CDS encoding glycoside hydrolase family 2 TIM barrel-domain containing protein — MNDPDAYVEDRSPGIGRLRPRAAFASDLPSIALDGDWRFRLASGLDDLTGDFAAPEFDDAGWDLLAVPSCWQMTGLPGEPRYGTPAYTNILYPFPVDPPRVPRQNPTGEYRREFEVPDGFPAADAVLRFEGVDSAFAVWLNGIRLGDAKGSRLTTEFDVRPALRPGRNVLAVRVHQWSSGSYLEDQDMWWLSGIFRSVSVAARGVEDFFVHAAYDHTTGRGSLAVDVTAATRVSLSVPELGITGADPAGPHVIDGVEPWSDENPRLYAAELVSEAGERIPLRIGFRTVTVVDGVLTVNGRPISLRGVNRHEWHPLTGRTLTEDTMLADVLLMKQHNINAVRTSHYPPDHRFLDLCDEHGLWVFCEGDLETHGFEPGGWRRNPSDDPAWREAYLDRAARLVERDKNHPSVIVWSLGNEAGRGENLAAAAALIRQRDDSRLIHYEGDWASCSYVDLYSRMYMGVDELAAVGRGQEAPTADPADDAHRRSLPFVLCEYGHAMGNGPGGLSEYQQVIETYPRLAGGFIWEWIDHGIARTTERGDSFYAYGGDFGEEIHDGNFVADGLLFPDRTPSPGLVEFKKVIEPLRIHIDSAAQQIAVHNLHHVRASAYLGFRWSVEDGGEPVGSGDLTVPAVAPGATTAVAWPADLAAALDSARKNGSGQEVWLTVTAVLAGDESWAAAGHEIAWGQGLVVPAGSPIPFTPAPATAHDGYLALGPARFDSRTGALVRLGDLELDGPRLDVWRAPIDNDLLNAFGEPQIPAWLAAGLHRMRHEVLGVEPDASGLTVTARLAAAGSSSGLDVVYRWTAFDGPVADRARIRLETTVTPDGAWSVPLPRLGVTMSLPGTDAEVEWFGPGPGEAYRDSRTAARVGRYRSSVSAMQTPYLRPQENGNRHQVRHARITAPGGTLLITGDPVIDLTVRPWSTEALTTATHQHDLVPGGRLHLHLDQAHHGLGSAACGPGPSAASVLAAVPTVFGVEFSTGW; from the coding sequence ATGAACGACCCCGACGCCTACGTCGAAGACCGGTCACCGGGCATCGGACGGCTGCGGCCGCGCGCCGCGTTCGCCTCCGACCTGCCCTCGATCGCGCTCGACGGCGACTGGAGATTCCGCCTGGCGTCAGGGCTGGACGACCTCACCGGTGACTTCGCCGCACCGGAATTCGACGACGCCGGCTGGGACTTGCTCGCCGTGCCGTCCTGCTGGCAGATGACCGGCCTGCCCGGCGAGCCGCGCTACGGCACCCCCGCCTACACCAACATCCTCTACCCGTTCCCGGTCGACCCGCCGCGGGTGCCCCGGCAGAACCCGACCGGCGAGTACCGCCGCGAGTTCGAGGTTCCGGACGGGTTCCCGGCGGCTGACGCGGTGCTCCGGTTCGAGGGCGTCGACTCCGCGTTCGCGGTCTGGCTCAACGGGATCCGGCTCGGCGACGCCAAGGGCAGCCGGCTGACGACCGAGTTCGACGTCCGCCCCGCTCTGCGTCCGGGGCGGAACGTGCTTGCGGTCCGGGTGCACCAGTGGTCGTCCGGCAGCTACCTGGAAGACCAGGACATGTGGTGGCTGTCCGGGATCTTCCGGTCGGTGTCCGTGGCCGCCCGAGGTGTCGAGGACTTCTTCGTCCACGCCGCCTACGACCACACCACGGGCCGGGGCAGCCTGGCCGTCGACGTCACCGCCGCGACCCGGGTGTCCCTGTCGGTGCCCGAGCTCGGCATCACCGGCGCCGACCCGGCCGGACCGCACGTGATCGACGGCGTCGAGCCCTGGTCGGACGAGAACCCGCGCCTGTACGCGGCGGAACTGGTCTCGGAAGCGGGCGAGCGGATCCCGCTGCGCATCGGCTTCCGCACCGTGACGGTCGTGGACGGGGTCCTGACCGTCAACGGCCGACCGATCTCCCTGCGGGGCGTCAACCGCCACGAATGGCACCCGTTGACCGGGCGGACCCTGACCGAGGACACCATGCTGGCCGACGTGCTGCTGATGAAGCAGCACAACATCAACGCGGTGCGCACCAGCCACTACCCGCCCGACCACCGCTTCCTGGACCTGTGCGACGAGCACGGGCTGTGGGTGTTCTGCGAGGGCGACCTGGAGACGCACGGTTTCGAGCCCGGCGGCTGGCGGCGCAACCCCAGCGACGACCCCGCTTGGCGCGAGGCCTACCTGGATCGGGCCGCGCGGCTGGTGGAACGGGACAAGAACCACCCCTCGGTCATCGTCTGGTCGCTGGGGAACGAGGCCGGCCGGGGAGAGAACCTGGCCGCCGCGGCCGCGTTGATCCGCCAGCGCGACGACAGCCGCCTGATCCACTACGAGGGCGACTGGGCGAGCTGCTCCTACGTCGACCTGTACTCCCGCATGTACATGGGCGTGGACGAGTTGGCCGCCGTAGGACGCGGCCAGGAGGCCCCGACCGCCGATCCGGCCGACGACGCCCACCGCCGTTCCCTGCCGTTCGTGCTGTGCGAGTACGGACACGCCATGGGCAACGGCCCCGGCGGCCTGTCCGAGTACCAGCAGGTCATCGAGACGTACCCGCGCCTGGCCGGCGGCTTCATCTGGGAGTGGATCGACCACGGGATCGCCCGGACCACCGAGCGCGGGGACTCCTTCTACGCCTACGGCGGCGACTTCGGCGAGGAGATCCACGACGGCAACTTCGTGGCCGACGGGCTGCTGTTCCCCGACCGCACGCCGTCGCCGGGCCTGGTCGAGTTCAAGAAGGTCATCGAGCCGCTCCGGATCCACATCGACTCGGCGGCACAGCAGATCGCCGTGCACAACCTGCACCACGTCCGTGCCAGCGCGTACCTGGGCTTCCGGTGGAGCGTCGAGGACGGCGGCGAGCCGGTCGGCTCCGGCGACCTGACCGTGCCCGCGGTCGCACCGGGCGCGACGACCGCCGTCGCATGGCCCGCCGACCTCGCCGCCGCTCTCGACTCGGCGCGCAAGAACGGCTCCGGCCAGGAGGTCTGGCTGACCGTCACCGCGGTGCTCGCCGGCGACGAGAGCTGGGCCGCGGCCGGCCACGAGATCGCCTGGGGCCAGGGGCTGGTGGTTCCGGCCGGCTCGCCCATCCCCTTCACACCGGCGCCGGCGACCGCCCACGACGGGTACCTCGCCCTGGGTCCCGCGCGGTTCGACAGTCGCACCGGCGCGCTCGTCCGGCTCGGCGACCTGGAACTCGACGGCCCGAGGCTTGACGTCTGGCGCGCCCCGATCGACAACGATCTGCTCAACGCCTTCGGTGAGCCGCAGATCCCCGCTTGGCTCGCCGCCGGGCTGCACCGGATGCGCCACGAGGTCCTGGGCGTCGAGCCCGACGCCTCGGGACTCACGGTCACCGCCCGGCTCGCCGCCGCCGGGTCCTCCTCCGGGCTCGACGTGGTCTACCGCTGGACAGCCTTCGACGGACCGGTCGCGGACCGGGCCCGGATCCGGCTGGAGACCACCGTCACCCCCGACGGCGCATGGTCGGTGCCGCTGCCCCGCCTGGGCGTCACGATGTCGCTGCCCGGCACCGACGCCGAGGTCGAGTGGTTCGGCCCCGGTCCCGGCGAGGCCTACCGCGACTCCCGAACCGCGGCGCGCGTCGGACGCTACCGGTCGAGCGTCTCGGCGATGCAGACCCCCTACCTCCGCCCGCAGGAGAACGGCAACCGCCACCAAGTCCGCCACGCCCGGATCACGGCCCCGGGCGGCACCTTGCTCATCACGGGCGACCCGGTCATCGACCTGACCGTGCGCCCCTGGAGCACCGAAGCCCTGACCACCGCGACCCACCAGCACGACCTGGTTCCCGGCGGCAGGCTCCATCTCCACCTGGACCAGGCGCACCACGGCCTGGGCAGCGCTGCCTGCGGACCCGGCCCCTCGGCAGCGTCCGTCCTGGCAGCGGTCCCGACCGTGTTCGGCGTCGAATTCAGCACCGGCTGGTAG
- a CDS encoding carbohydrate ABC transporter permease: MSVVLDSRPARPARPARRGGEIASRTVVNGVLGLMAVYTLIPLWWLFVSATRGSGYLYTGTPLWFSHFDLITNISNVLSFDGGVFSTWLANSALYSLVGATVSTLLSAMAGYALTKFSFRGRESVFNVILASVLIPAPMFALPLFLLMAKLNLTDSYWSVLLPSCVSPFGVYLCRTFAGSSVPDELLEAARIDGAGEARTFFRIALPLMAPALVTVFLFQFVGIWNNYLLPSLMLNSASRLPVTVGLVQWRSEFANGVSPLLPITGAFLSLIPLLVAFISLQRFWRKGLTAGAVK, translated from the coding sequence ATGAGCGTCGTCCTGGACAGCCGACCGGCCCGACCGGCCCGACCGGCCCGCCGCGGCGGCGAGATCGCGAGCAGGACCGTCGTCAACGGAGTGCTCGGCCTGATGGCCGTCTACACGCTGATCCCGCTGTGGTGGCTCTTCGTCTCCGCGACCAGGGGCTCGGGTTACCTCTACACCGGTACGCCGCTGTGGTTCTCCCACTTCGACCTGATCACCAACATCAGCAACGTGCTGAGCTTCGACGGCGGCGTCTTCTCCACCTGGCTCGCCAACAGCGCGCTGTACAGCCTCGTCGGCGCGACCGTCAGCACCCTGCTGTCCGCGATGGCCGGCTACGCGCTGACCAAGTTCAGCTTCCGCGGCCGCGAGAGCGTCTTCAACGTCATCCTCGCCTCGGTCCTCATACCGGCGCCGATGTTCGCCCTGCCGCTGTTCCTGCTCATGGCCAAGCTCAACCTCACCGACTCCTACTGGTCGGTGCTGCTCCCCAGCTGCGTCAGCCCGTTCGGCGTCTACCTGTGCCGGACCTTCGCCGGGTCGTCCGTCCCGGACGAACTGCTGGAAGCCGCGCGGATCGACGGAGCGGGCGAGGCGCGCACCTTCTTCAGGATCGCCCTGCCGCTGATGGCCCCGGCGCTGGTGACCGTCTTCCTGTTCCAGTTCGTCGGCATCTGGAACAACTACCTGCTGCCTTCACTCATGCTCAACTCCGCCTCGCGCCTGCCGGTGACGGTCGGCCTGGTGCAGTGGCGGTCGGAGTTCGCCAACGGCGTGTCACCGCTGCTGCCGATCACCGGTGCCTTCCTGTCACTGATCCCCTTGCTCGTCGCCTTCATCAGCCTCCAGCGCTTCTGGCGCAAGGGCCTGACCGCCGGCGCCGTCAAGTAG
- a CDS encoding LacI family DNA-binding transcriptional regulator, with protein sequence MVTMAEVAARAGVTKQTVSNVVAGKKVRPETLAKVNTAIAELGYKPNLVARSLRTGSTSTVGLFVPSVANPFYSEVVEEVENVLVGHGYNLLLATTRDDPDYTRAHLENLTARSVDALLVAGDKGVEQQLPMLTAASFPVALFAWESDPPTTLPVVSIDYEHAGFLAGRHLRELGHRNVAVIADLPSHALRVAGLRRAFAADGLTIDDRKVFTRTSDDAAGGYDAARTALDADPELTALFATHDVLAVGAIEAVVRSGRRVPEDVSVVGFDDIAEVGRIDPALTTVTFPKREMAQQAVELLLRAVDSGRPPTNVLSLLRPTLTVRDSSAPPRTTA encoded by the coding sequence ATGGTGACAATGGCGGAGGTGGCCGCTCGGGCAGGAGTCACCAAGCAGACCGTCTCCAACGTGGTGGCCGGCAAGAAGGTGCGACCGGAGACCCTGGCGAAGGTGAACACGGCGATCGCCGAACTCGGCTACAAGCCGAACCTGGTGGCGCGCTCGCTGCGCACCGGCAGCACCTCGACCGTGGGGCTGTTCGTGCCGTCGGTGGCCAATCCGTTCTACTCGGAGGTGGTCGAGGAGGTGGAGAACGTCCTGGTCGGCCACGGGTACAACCTGCTGCTGGCCACGACGCGCGACGACCCCGACTACACCCGGGCCCACCTGGAGAACCTCACCGCGCGCTCGGTGGACGCACTGCTGGTCGCCGGGGACAAGGGCGTCGAGCAGCAACTGCCGATGCTCACCGCGGCCAGCTTCCCGGTCGCGCTGTTCGCCTGGGAGAGCGACCCGCCGACCACGCTCCCGGTGGTGTCCATCGACTACGAGCACGCCGGATTCCTGGCCGGGCGCCACCTGCGCGAGCTCGGCCACCGGAACGTCGCGGTGATCGCCGACCTCCCCTCCCACGCGCTGCGCGTGGCCGGGTTGCGCCGGGCGTTCGCCGCCGACGGGCTCACCATCGACGACCGGAAGGTGTTCACCCGTACCAGCGACGACGCGGCCGGCGGGTACGACGCGGCCCGCACGGCACTGGACGCCGACCCGGAACTGACAGCACTCTTCGCCACCCACGACGTCCTGGCCGTCGGCGCCATCGAGGCGGTGGTCCGGTCCGGGCGGCGGGTCCCCGAGGACGTCAGCGTCGTCGGCTTCGACGACATCGCGGAGGTCGGCCGGATCGACCCGGCGCTGACCACGGTCACCTTCCCGAAGCGGGAGATGGCTCAGCAGGCCGTCGAACTGCTGCTGCGCGCCGTCGACTCCGGCCGGCCGCCGACCAACGTCCTCTCGCTGCTGCGCCCGACCCTGACGGTCCGGGACAGCAGCGCTCCGCCCCGAACAACCGCCTAG
- a CDS encoding GAF domain-containing sensor histidine kinase, which translates to MGGDEVRSRIPQLRLDELLEELQARIDAARGTRDRVHSLLEAVLSVGRELDLTQVLRRIVEAATVLVDARYAALGVIGPDGESLSQFLTVGLDEEEIGRIGPYPTGKGILGELIHHPEALRLADLAAHPASHGCPAHHPVMRTFLGVPVRVREEVFGNLYLTDKRNGEQFDADDESVIATLAVAAGVAIDNARLYEEAQSQQRWLSASAEITRGLLSGATRGEVMELIARRALEITGAELVDLSVREGDGDGLRVELALGGDPSARSGIHLPLTGTLSGEAFSLGSPVTTLDLAEDPRLTGGPRRFSGLGPAVAVPLGRADGQIEGVLLLARQTAERAFTEREIGPLLGFADQAALALELADRRRDAEQLAMLEDRDRIARDLHDLAIQRLFATGMTLQSAARFIEHPGASDRVLRAVGDLDETIKIIRSTIFGLRAREDSVAQGLRSRVVRVVEEAQAALGFAPRLSMEGLLDTDVPGQVADHVVAVLGEALSNTARHAKAGRVEVALRATGAEVVLTVQDNGVGIPEQGRRSGLRNLADRAESLGGALEVSSPPEGGARLVWTVPLEG; encoded by the coding sequence GTGGGCGGGGACGAGGTGCGGTCGCGGATCCCGCAGCTGCGGCTGGACGAGCTGCTGGAGGAGTTGCAGGCGCGGATCGACGCGGCCCGGGGTACCCGTGACCGTGTGCACAGCCTGCTGGAGGCGGTGCTGTCGGTGGGCCGAGAGCTGGATCTGACGCAGGTGCTGCGGCGGATCGTGGAGGCTGCCACGGTGCTGGTGGACGCCCGGTACGCGGCGCTGGGGGTGATCGGTCCGGACGGCGAGTCGTTGTCCCAGTTCCTGACCGTGGGTCTGGACGAGGAGGAGATCGGCCGGATCGGGCCGTATCCGACCGGCAAGGGGATCCTCGGCGAGCTGATCCACCACCCCGAGGCGCTGCGGCTGGCGGATCTGGCCGCGCACCCGGCCTCGCACGGCTGCCCGGCGCACCACCCGGTGATGCGGACCTTCCTCGGGGTGCCGGTGAGGGTGCGGGAGGAGGTGTTCGGCAACCTCTACCTGACGGACAAGAGGAACGGGGAGCAGTTCGACGCCGACGACGAGTCGGTGATCGCGACGCTGGCGGTGGCCGCGGGGGTGGCGATCGACAACGCGCGCCTCTATGAGGAGGCGCAGAGCCAGCAACGGTGGCTGAGCGCGAGCGCGGAGATCACCCGTGGCCTGCTGTCGGGTGCCACGCGCGGCGAGGTGATGGAGCTGATCGCGCGGCGGGCGCTGGAGATCACCGGTGCCGAGCTGGTCGACCTGTCGGTGCGCGAGGGAGACGGCGATGGGCTGCGGGTCGAACTGGCCCTGGGGGGCGACCCGTCCGCGCGGTCGGGGATCCACCTGCCGCTGACCGGGACGCTGTCGGGGGAGGCGTTCAGCCTCGGTTCCCCGGTCACGACCCTCGATCTGGCCGAGGACCCCCGGCTGACCGGCGGGCCGCGCAGGTTCTCCGGCCTGGGGCCGGCGGTGGCCGTGCCGCTGGGCCGGGCGGACGGGCAGATCGAGGGGGTGCTGCTGCTGGCCAGGCAAACAGCGGAGCGGGCCTTCACGGAGCGCGAGATCGGTCCGCTGCTCGGGTTCGCCGACCAGGCCGCGCTGGCGTTGGAACTGGCGGACCGGCGCCGGGACGCCGAGCAGCTGGCGATGCTGGAGGACCGCGACCGAATCGCCCGTGACCTGCACGACCTGGCCATCCAGCGGCTGTTCGCGACCGGGATGACGTTGCAGAGCGCGGCCCGGTTCATCGAGCACCCCGGAGCTTCGGATCGAGTGCTGCGAGCTGTCGGGGACCTGGACGAGACGATCAAGATCATCCGCTCGACGATCTTCGGCCTGAGGGCGCGCGAGGATTCGGTGGCCCAGGGGCTGCGTTCGCGGGTGGTGCGGGTGGTCGAGGAGGCGCAGGCGGCGCTGGGCTTCGCGCCGAGGCTGAGCATGGAAGGCCTGCTCGACACGGACGTTCCGGGCCAGGTGGCCGATCACGTGGTGGCGGTGCTGGGCGAGGCATTGAGCAACACGGCCCGGCACGCGAAGGCCGGCCGGGTCGAGGTGGCGTTGCGGGCGACTGGAGCCGAGGTGGTGCTGACCGTGCAGGACAACGGTGTTGGCATCCCGGAGCAGGGGCGGCGCAGTGGGCTGCGCAACCTGGCGGACCGTGCCGAGAGCCTGGGCGGGGCGCTGGAAGTGTCGAGTCCGCCCGAGGGCGGGGCCCGGCTCGTCTGGACGGTGCCGTTGGAGGGCTGA
- a CDS encoding response regulator: MADSTADRASDPVKVFLLDDHEVVRRGVHDLLDAEPDLTVVGEAGTVEQALARVPALRPDVAILDMRLPDGDGVTVCRELRSRMPELACLILTSFDDEEALLDSIMAGAAGYVLKQISGTDLVSAVRTVASGQSMLDPGATTRLMARLRGDTAPQTSDLPQLTDREREILALIGEGLTNRQIGQRLYLAEKTVKNHISRLLAKLGVERRVQAAVIATQALAAHDKAAGRRVP, translated from the coding sequence ATGGCAGACAGCACGGCGGACCGGGCGAGCGACCCGGTGAAGGTGTTCCTGCTCGACGACCACGAGGTGGTCCGGCGCGGCGTGCACGACCTGCTGGACGCAGAACCCGACCTGACCGTGGTCGGCGAGGCCGGCACGGTCGAGCAGGCACTCGCCCGGGTACCCGCACTCCGTCCCGACGTGGCGATCCTCGACATGCGACTGCCGGACGGCGACGGCGTGACCGTCTGCCGCGAGCTGCGCTCGCGCATGCCCGAGCTGGCCTGCCTGATCCTCACCTCCTTCGACGACGAGGAGGCGCTGCTGGACTCCATCATGGCCGGAGCCGCCGGCTACGTGCTGAAGCAGATCAGCGGCACCGACCTCGTCTCCGCCGTCCGCACGGTCGCCTCCGGGCAGTCCATGCTCGACCCCGGAGCCACCACCCGCCTGATGGCCCGCCTGCGCGGCGACACCGCCCCGCAGACCTCTGACCTCCCCCAGCTCACCGACCGCGAGCGGGAGATCCTCGCCCTGATCGGCGAGGGCCTGACCAACCGACAGATCGGCCAGCGCCTCTACCTCGCCGAGAAGACCGTCAAGAACCACATCTCCCGTCTGCTGGCCAAGCTCGGCGTGGAGCGCCGGGTCCAGGCCGCCGTCATCGCCACTCAAGCCCTAGCCGCCCACGACAAGGCAGCCGGCCGGCGCGTCCCCTGA
- a CDS encoding ABC transporter substrate-binding protein: MNSTTIRTRRFLAFATVAVLAAGVSACSSSATSSTGSAAEPSQNGPVSMEFWGWAPGYDKIVDQWNAAHPNTKVTFKKIPSGGKGGYTQITSAITAGKGPCLAQIEYGTIPSMLVKSSIMDITQYANADMGKYVPSTVSASTIGGKVYGIPVDVGPMVLFYRTDLFTKFGIDKPPATWDEYQADAQKVAAADASVKFGTTPMDGNDLAAFSLQTGQSWYSTSGASWTVSIANPGTQKVAAYWQGLKDKNLVMPNGNAWDPQFDKAAEAGKVVSFVNAAWAAGGLKDDLKDQSGKWAVAPMPTWSADDSKTSSNGGSATSVMTGCKTPREAEQFAAFLSSDPQAVSTGITVGGLYPASTAGQDDPSLATGDPYFGGQKVSDVYKASAAHIPTTWTNGPTYQQVETDFTTAMGQGSFPDAVGKVQTSTVAAIKQLGLSVTGG, translated from the coding sequence ATGAACAGCACGACCATACGCACCCGCAGATTCCTGGCCTTCGCCACCGTGGCGGTCCTCGCGGCCGGCGTCAGCGCCTGTAGCAGCTCCGCCACCTCCTCCACCGGATCCGCCGCGGAGCCGAGCCAGAACGGCCCGGTGAGCATGGAGTTCTGGGGCTGGGCCCCCGGCTACGACAAGATCGTCGACCAGTGGAACGCCGCCCACCCGAACACCAAGGTCACCTTCAAGAAGATCCCGTCGGGCGGCAAGGGCGGCTACACCCAGATCACCAGCGCGATCACCGCGGGCAAGGGCCCGTGCCTGGCCCAGATCGAGTACGGCACCATCCCGTCGATGCTCGTGAAGAGCTCGATCATGGACATCACGCAGTACGCGAACGCCGACATGGGCAAGTACGTCCCGTCGACCGTCTCGGCCTCCACCATCGGCGGCAAGGTCTACGGCATCCCGGTGGATGTCGGCCCGATGGTCCTGTTCTACCGCACGGACCTGTTCACCAAGTTCGGCATCGACAAGCCGCCGGCCACCTGGGACGAGTACCAGGCCGACGCCCAGAAGGTCGCCGCCGCCGACGCGAGCGTGAAGTTCGGCACCACCCCCATGGACGGCAACGACCTGGCGGCCTTCAGCCTGCAGACCGGCCAGTCCTGGTACTCGACCAGCGGGGCCAGCTGGACCGTCTCCATCGCCAACCCCGGCACCCAGAAGGTCGCCGCCTACTGGCAGGGCCTGAAGGACAAGAACCTGGTGATGCCCAACGGCAACGCCTGGGACCCGCAGTTCGACAAGGCCGCCGAAGCCGGCAAGGTGGTGTCCTTCGTCAACGCGGCCTGGGCCGCCGGCGGTCTGAAGGACGACCTGAAGGACCAGTCCGGCAAGTGGGCGGTCGCCCCGATGCCGACCTGGAGCGCCGACGACAGCAAGACCTCCAGCAACGGCGGCTCGGCCACCTCGGTGATGACCGGCTGCAAGACCCCGCGCGAAGCCGAGCAGTTCGCCGCGTTCCTCTCCTCCGACCCCCAGGCCGTGAGCACGGGCATCACCGTCGGCGGCCTGTACCCGGCCTCGACGGCCGGGCAGGACGACCCGTCGCTCGCAACCGGTGACCCGTACTTCGGCGGCCAGAAGGTCAGCGACGTGTACAAGGCCTCCGCCGCGCACATCCCCACCACCTGGACCAACGGCCCGACCTACCAGCAGGTCGAGACGGACTTCACCACCGCCATGGGCCAGGGCAGCTTCCCGGACGCCGTCGGCAAGGTCCAGACCTCGACCGTCGCCGCGATCAAGCAGCTCGGCCTGTCGGTGACCGGAGGCTGA
- a CDS encoding carbohydrate ABC transporter permease, whose protein sequence is MSSTSSARTASPPQPVAAVPRGASPARRPRRAGRRPAAVTASGFLAPFAALFLTMMVAPIGYAIYESFFTVQRAGLFGGAQSTRFAGLSNYLAAFRDHDFMASIVRVVLLGCVQVPVMLGLALLLALLLDSRSARLRKTFRFIYFLPYALPGAIAAVMWSFLLVKSLSPFTGPLSHIGITTDFLSPSWVPVSIGNMITWGWTGYNMLIIYSALQTVPGEVVEAAALDGCTGWRLAWHVKIPLVRPALVMTTIFSIIGTAQLYTEPAVLVGARIPGVSPKFSPIMNTTLGMDVGGQNLAAAESVVLALVTLVLSFGFLKYTQRKGAMA, encoded by the coding sequence ATGAGCAGTACCAGCAGCGCCCGGACCGCGTCACCGCCGCAGCCGGTGGCCGCAGTTCCCCGCGGCGCCTCCCCGGCCCGTAGGCCCCGGCGCGCCGGCCGCCGCCCTGCCGCGGTGACCGCGTCCGGGTTCCTGGCGCCGTTCGCGGCGCTGTTCCTCACCATGATGGTCGCGCCGATCGGCTATGCGATCTACGAGAGCTTCTTCACCGTCCAGCGCGCCGGTCTGTTCGGCGGTGCGCAGTCCACCCGGTTCGCGGGACTCTCCAACTACCTCGCCGCCTTCCGCGACCACGACTTCATGGCGTCGATCGTCCGGGTCGTGCTGCTGGGCTGCGTCCAGGTCCCGGTCATGCTCGGCCTGGCCCTGCTGCTCGCGCTGCTGCTGGACTCCCGCTCGGCCCGGCTGCGGAAGACCTTCCGGTTCATCTACTTCCTGCCGTACGCGCTCCCGGGGGCGATCGCCGCGGTGATGTGGTCCTTCCTCCTGGTGAAGAGCCTGTCGCCGTTCACCGGCCCGCTGTCCCACATCGGCATCACCACCGACTTCCTGTCGCCGTCCTGGGTCCCGGTCTCGATCGGGAACATGATCACCTGGGGCTGGACCGGCTACAACATGCTGATTATCTACTCCGCGCTGCAGACGGTCCCCGGCGAGGTGGTGGAGGCCGCCGCGCTCGACGGCTGCACCGGATGGCGCCTGGCGTGGCACGTGAAGATTCCCCTGGTGCGCCCCGCGCTGGTGATGACCACGATCTTCTCCATCATCGGGACGGCGCAGCTGTACACCGAGCCGGCGGTGCTGGTCGGCGCACGCATTCCGGGCGTCTCGCCGAAGTTCTCCCCGATCATGAACACGACCCTGGGCATGGACGTGGGCGGCCAGAACCTGGCAGCCGCCGAGTCTGTGGTCCTCGCCCTGGTCACCCTCGTGCTCTCGTTCGGATTCCTGAAGTACACCCAGCGCAAGGGAGCGATGGCATGA